The following nucleotide sequence is from Scheffersomyces stipitis CBS 6054 chromosome 4, complete sequence.
CCAAAGATCTTCTGTCTTCTGTGCTTattcttgatattcttcaaggctTCACTGGTACTCTGTGCCATTTTCGCCCACAAATCTGATGTTAAGCAATATTTATCTACTGAACCTCTCTAAACTAAAAATTTCAATGTTACGATGAGCTTCTCAGAATTTTCTGTGTGCAGGTCTGAAAGATAAATATGTTTTCTACCCCATTTGCATTTGCCTGGAGCGAACCCACtctttatatattcataCTTTTTCATCTCAATCTATGGAGATTCTAGGCAAAAATGTCGCTGAATGGGGTATAGCGATCAAACAGAAACAATGGTTCATTCCAGACACCTTGTCAGTGGGATTGTCCAATCACTTGATAGATCTCTTGAATAAAGTGCTACCCGAAAACCTATACCAACCTAGACTCGAAATAGACGATGGCATGTTAGGTGTCATGTATGGGAATGGATTCCATTTTCTCTACAATAACCAGGCAAATAACAACTTGGGTTCGGACGGGTATGACAATTATCAGGctccaacttctcaagGTAATCAATTGTATTCTAGACGGTTGTGGGTTAAAGGCTCAATCAATTTTGGTGCGAATATAGTAAGAGCATCGGATCAGCTCAATTGTATAGAAAAAATCGACTCCGTTCGAAGATTGGGATTGTCAACGTTTGTTAATATCAATAGAGATGTGACTACGTCCACAAACGCCTCtgtgttgaaggaagcaaGGACATTACTCTACACCAATGAACCTTACGAATTTAAACCCATGCGACATAGCTTCCCAAATTTCACGTTCACCCAAGAAGTGAAACtcacttcttctgatttgCTCAAGTATAGTATGTTGACTTATAACATGCACAAAATCCACATTGACAAGGAGCATTGTGAAACAGTAGAAAATCTTCCCAATGTCATTGTCCATGGGCCATTCATGGTTACATTGCTTTTGTACTGGTTTCGGAAGCTTTATCCTGAGGCTTCTATAGAGCTGATAAATTACAAGAATTTAGAACCCTGTTTTGTGGACGAACTGTTCACCTTGGCTAGTGTACAGAAAAGTGAATATGAACACAATGTGTCCATTGTCAATGTCCAATTGGGCAAGAAGTACTTCGACGGAGTAATAAAATTCAGGCAGATGTGAACAAATCCAGGAACTATTGGATAGATGGTAGTTTAGAAAAATAGAGGATTCTTATAGATTTTCTGTAATTTTAATATCTAATGTGTAGAATTTATATAAAAGGACTTATTAATTTCTTATTCTCTAAGTTCCGCTTCAAGCATTTCTAAGCATCTGTTCAATCCATAATCCTTGTAGATTTCGACATAATCggaattgttgatctcAACTGTATTGCCATTCCCGGAGATAATTTCACCATTTCCAACAGCTAGCGCAATGTTCTTTTCCCAAAGTGAAACATCGGgcaattttgaatttggttCTTCACCCATTATCAAATTAATAATGTTATCAGCAGCTATTGGTCCCATATGGAGAGCCCAGCCAGCAGATTTGATGACATCCAAGTCTACCAAATCTCCAGTAGCAAATACATTAGGTAAAACAATGTCGGTATCTGCTACTTGTAAATATTCATTAACGGCGAGATCCTTTTTGGCTGTCAAGAATGAACaaatttcttctgaaagaAAATCGATATTATTCTTATGTGATGTACACCAATAATTCAAATCAGATTCTATAAATTC
It contains:
- a CDS encoding predicted protein, producing MEILGKNVAEWGIAIKQKQWFIPDTLSVGLSNHLIDLLNKVLPENLYQPRLEIDDGMLGVMYGNGFHFLYNNQANNNLGSDGYDNYQAPTSQGNQLYSRRLWVKGSINFGANIVRASDQLNCIEKIDSVRRLGLSTFVNINRDVTTSTNASVLKEARTLLYTNEPYEFKPMRHSFPNFTFTQEVKLTSSDLLKYSMLTYNMHKIHIDKEHCETVENLPNVIVHGPFMVTLLLYWFRKLYPEASIESINYKNLEPCFVDESFTLASVQKSEYEHNVSIVNVQLGKKYFDGVIKFRQM